A genome region from Arachis duranensis cultivar V14167 chromosome 6, aradu.V14167.gnm2.J7QH, whole genome shotgun sequence includes the following:
- the LOC107492438 gene encoding CASP-like protein 1E1, with the protein MGSSSVEGGGLQSNVKVVERAILMGTTRRPCEVVVRLLGLFLTLVATIIVGVDKETKIISYAGIDFKATAKWEYLSATVFLLVSNAIACSYAAASLVMLEMAKRRRNDNNDVLSTSVVEFGVTVMDLVMMGLLFSANGAAAAVGVIAQNGNSHIQWMKVCNVFDAYCRHMTAAFLLSFFASVSFLFMVLFSLVKLHYYKFST; encoded by the exons atggGCAGTAGTAGTGTGGAAGGTGGAGGACTGCAAAGCAACGTCAAGGTTGTGGAGAGGGCAATACTAATGGGCACGACACGGCGGCCTTGCGAGGTCGTAGTGCGCCTTCTTGGGCTCTTTCTTACTCTTGTTGCCACCATCATTGTTGGTGTTGATAAAGAGACTAAGATCATTTCCTATGCTGGTATCGACTTCAAGGCCACTGCTAAGTGGGAATACCTGTCTGCTACCGT ATTTTTGTTGGTGTCAAACGCCATAGCATGCTCGTATGCAGCTGCATCTTTGGTGATGTTGGAGATggcaaaaagaagaagaaacgatAATAATGATGTGTTATCTACTTCAGTAGTAGAGTTTGGTGTAACGGTGATGGACCTTGTAATGATGGGACTGTTATTCTCAGCAAACGGTGCTGCTGCTGCTGTGGGAGTAATCGCACAGAACGGAAACTCCCACATTCAATGGATGAAAGTTTGCAATGTCTTTGATGCATATTGTCGCCACATGACCGCTGCATTTCTCCTCTCTTTCTTTGCATCCGTTTCCTTCCTCTTCATGGTTCTTTTCTCTCTGGTCAAACTCCATTATTACAAGTTTTCTACTTAA
- the LOC107492525 gene encoding uncharacterized protein LOC107492525: MRKRKNYSGNVKSDKSHYNPALIKKQKEFYKNAKNIKKFKKMLKQQTEQTDPSSAQKLMIENDGAVMKENKGESEKRRNGLEELYRKKHEEKERERMEREAALMAKKEEREEAQARRKALRDKMLKKTRKGQPLMKYRIQHLLDTIQVSTQIKPSKSP; the protein is encoded by the exons atgagaaagaggaagaactaTTCCGGCAATGTGAAATCCGATAAAAGTCATTACAACCCTGCTCTCATAA AGAAGCAAAAAGAATTCTATAAGAATGCGAAGAATATAAAGAAGTTTAAGAAGATGTTAAAGCAGCAAACGGAGCAAACCGATCCTTCCTCGGCACAGAAACTGATGATCGAG AACGATGGAGCTGTGATGAAAGAGAATAAGGGCGAGAGTGAGAAGAGGAGGAATGGTTTGGAAGAATTGTAcagaaagaagcatgaagagaaagagagagaaagaatggAAAGAGAGGCAGCTTTGATGGCTaagaaggaagagagagaagaggccCAAGCCAGAAGAAAAGCTCTGCGTGACAAAATGCTTAAGAAAACCAGAAAAGGGCAACCTCTTATGAAATACAGAATTCAGCATCTTTTGGATACTATTCAAGTCtcaactcaaatcaaaccaTCCAAATCTCCTTGA
- the LOC110273369 gene encoding uncharacterized protein LOC110273369 yields the protein MGPGGPGGPGGPGFGGPGGPGGPGWGPGPGWAPGPGGPGWGPPGPGFFGPGGFFGGFGDGICNLISSCFYCLCCCWLFQGCFGGPRASFGPPGPGGPPGF from the exons ATGGGACCGGGTGGGCCGGGGGGTCCTGGTGGGCCTGGTTTTGGTGGCCCTGGCGGACCTGGAGGCCCTGGATGGGGTCCTGGCCCTGGTTGGGCTCCGGGGCCTGGTGGACCAGGCTGGGGTCCTCCTGGGCCTGGTTTCTTTGGACCCGGTGGATTTTTTGGTGGGTTTGGAGATGGTATATGCAACCTCATTTCTTCATG CTTCTATTGTTTGTGCTGTTGTTGGTTGTTCCAAGGTTGCTTCGGAGGTCCACGTGCATCATTTGGCCCACCCGGCCCAGGAGGTCCACCTGGCTTCTGA